One stretch of Halobaculum marinum DNA includes these proteins:
- a CDS encoding DUF1328 domain-containing protein has protein sequence MELLVPTVSPVTLIQLTGEFLQYALVFFVLAVVAAVFGARGVAGVSMTIAKWLVIAFLVLALVSLLL, from the coding sequence TTGGAACTCCTCGTACCGACCGTCTCGCCTGTCACACTGATCCAACTCACCGGCGAGTTCCTGCAGTACGCGCTCGTGTTCTTCGTCCTCGCGGTCGTCGCCGCCGTCTTCGGGGCGCGCGGCGTCGCGGGGGTGAGCATGACCATCGCCAAGTGGCTCGTGATCGCGTTCCTCGTGCTGGCGCTCGTCTCACTGCTCCTGTGA
- a CDS encoding amidase, protein MHTDCSGEGLAAVADALRGGDLRAREYATTVRDRIDERDGAVHAWVDDGKSRAWLTAEADAMERRHPDAAERPPLFGVPVGVKDIFHVDGLPTRAGSSLPPGELAGPEATAVRRLASAGALVAGKTHTTEFAYFEPGPTRNPHDLDHTPGGSSSGSAAAVANGTTPLALGSQTVGSVIRPAAFCGVVGYKPTFGRIPTDGVIPLSTSVDHVGFFTRDVAGARLAASVLLDGWDDDGTDSAAARPTLGVPDGPYLDQATAVGRDAFDAAIDALARAGYDLVNVPAFDDIDAVNERHDTLVAADAALAHGDWYTAYPDRYADATAELIEEGRQAPVSALVRGRRGRAELRRTLAARAADHDVDAWVAPAAPGPAPEGIDDTGDPVMNLPWTHAGLPTVGLPAGEVDGLPVGVQVAGAFGSDERLLRWASDLGTALSDAA, encoded by the coding sequence ATGCACACCGACTGCTCCGGCGAGGGGCTGGCCGCGGTCGCCGACGCGCTCCGCGGGGGCGACTTGCGGGCGCGCGAGTACGCGACCACCGTCCGTGACCGCATCGACGAGCGCGACGGGGCGGTGCACGCCTGGGTCGACGACGGGAAGTCGCGCGCGTGGCTGACCGCGGAAGCCGACGCGATGGAGCGACGACACCCCGACGCCGCCGAGCGCCCGCCGCTGTTCGGCGTCCCCGTCGGAGTGAAGGACATCTTCCACGTCGACGGCCTCCCCACGCGGGCTGGGTCGTCGTTGCCGCCGGGCGAACTCGCCGGGCCGGAGGCGACGGCGGTCCGGCGACTCGCGAGCGCGGGCGCACTCGTCGCGGGGAAGACCCACACGACCGAGTTCGCGTACTTCGAACCGGGGCCGACGCGCAACCCCCACGACCTCGACCACACGCCGGGAGGCTCATCCAGCGGCTCTGCCGCGGCCGTCGCGAACGGGACGACGCCGCTCGCGCTCGGCTCCCAGACAGTCGGGTCGGTCATCCGCCCGGCGGCCTTCTGTGGCGTCGTCGGGTACAAGCCGACGTTCGGTCGCATCCCGACCGACGGCGTCATCCCCCTGTCGACGTCCGTCGACCACGTCGGGTTCTTCACGCGCGACGTCGCCGGCGCGCGACTCGCGGCGTCGGTGCTCCTCGACGGGTGGGACGACGACGGGACGGACTCGGCGGCGGCACGCCCGACGCTCGGCGTCCCCGACGGCCCGTACCTCGACCAGGCGACTGCCGTCGGCCGAGACGCGTTCGACGCGGCCATCGACGCGCTCGCGCGCGCCGGCTACGACCTCGTCAACGTTCCCGCCTTCGACGACATCGACGCCGTGAACGAACGCCACGACACGCTCGTCGCCGCCGACGCCGCGCTCGCACACGGTGACTGGTACACCGCGTACCCGGATCGCTACGCGGACGCGACCGCGGAACTCATCGAGGAGGGGCGACAGGCGCCGGTTTCGGCGCTCGTCCGTGGCCGGCGTGGCCGCGCGGAACTGCGCCGGACGCTCGCCGCCCGCGCCGCCGACCACGACGTGGACGCGTGGGTCGCACCCGCGGCGCCCGGTCCCGCGCCCGAGGGAATCGACGACACCGGCGACCCCGTGATGAACCTCCCGTGGACCCACGCTGGCCTCCCGACGGTCGGTCTCCCCGCGGGCGAGGTCGACGGCCTCCCCGTCGGCGTCCAAGTAGCCGGGGCGTTCGGCTCCGACGAGCGGTTACTCCGGTGGGCCAGCGACCTCGGGACCGCGCTTTCCGACGCCGCCTGA
- a CDS encoding DUF7563 family protein translates to MPECTNCGGFVTERYVRVFAPDGLENVRVCPNCEDKLRDGADVRQARSKRT, encoded by the coding sequence ATGCCGGAGTGTACCAACTGTGGTGGGTTCGTGACGGAGCGGTACGTCCGGGTGTTCGCACCCGACGGGCTGGAGAACGTTCGGGTGTGTCCGAACTGCGAGGACAAACTCCGCGACGGCGCCGACGTGCGCCAGGCGCGGTCCAAACGGACCTGA
- a CDS encoding metal-dependent hydrolase family protein, with amino-acid sequence MHVLRNGTVVDADGVREADVAVADDGIVAVGDVGRGDSETDVSGQFVAPGLIDAHVHLMMDGRPDVATAQGMSDYDLAYVVAANLRQAVEAGVTTVRDLGAKGSVALDAGHAVAEGRLDGPRVLAAGQNVVMTGGHGHWFGREADGPDEIRKAAREQLKRGADVVKCMATGGVLTEGAQTGAPELTYDELSALVDAAGAKGVPTAAHAHGKEGILNAVDAGITSIEHGTFIDREAANAMAAEDTYWVPTAAALQNIVENPESGIPRSAMEKAVDAADAFESSFEHAEAAGVQIAMGTDAGTPFNYFDNIADELAYMVEFGLSPAAALEAATVTAADLCGLDDVGLVAEDYRADLVVLDENPLDDADAWQDPSAVFAGGDQVV; translated from the coding sequence GTGCACGTACTCAGAAACGGGACGGTCGTCGACGCGGACGGCGTTCGCGAGGCGGACGTCGCCGTCGCCGACGATGGAATCGTGGCCGTCGGCGACGTGGGGCGCGGGGACAGCGAGACGGACGTGAGCGGGCAGTTCGTCGCGCCGGGGCTGATCGACGCGCACGTCCACCTCATGATGGACGGTCGCCCCGACGTGGCGACCGCCCAGGGGATGAGCGACTACGACCTCGCGTACGTCGTCGCCGCCAACCTCCGGCAGGCCGTCGAGGCCGGCGTCACCACCGTCCGCGACCTCGGCGCGAAAGGGAGCGTCGCACTCGACGCCGGGCACGCCGTCGCCGAGGGACGGCTCGACGGGCCGCGCGTGCTCGCGGCGGGGCAGAACGTCGTGATGACCGGCGGCCACGGCCACTGGTTCGGCCGCGAGGCGGACGGTCCCGACGAGATTCGCAAAGCCGCCCGCGAGCAGCTCAAGCGTGGCGCCGACGTGGTCAAGTGCATGGCCACCGGCGGCGTCCTGACCGAGGGCGCACAGACCGGCGCCCCGGAGCTCACCTACGACGAACTGTCGGCGCTCGTCGACGCCGCCGGCGCGAAGGGTGTCCCGACGGCCGCCCACGCCCACGGGAAGGAGGGCATCCTGAACGCCGTCGACGCCGGCATCACCAGCATCGAACACGGGACGTTCATCGACCGGGAGGCGGCGAACGCGATGGCCGCCGAGGACACCTACTGGGTGCCGACCGCGGCGGCGCTCCAGAACATCGTCGAGAACCCCGAGTCGGGCATTCCACGGTCGGCGATGGAGAAGGCCGTCGACGCCGCCGACGCGTTCGAGTCCTCGTTCGAGCACGCCGAGGCCGCGGGCGTCCAGATCGCCATGGGGACCGACGCCGGCACGCCGTTCAACTACTTCGACAACATCGCCGACGAGTTGGCGTACATGGTCGAGTTCGGCCTGTCGCCCGCGGCCGCGCTGGAGGCCGCGACCGTCACCGCCGCCGACCTGTGTGGCCTCGACGACGTGGGTCTCGTCGCCGAGGACTACCGCGCCGACCTCGTCGTCCTCGACGAGAACCCCCTCGACGACGCCGACGCGTGGCAGGACCCGAGCGCCGTCTTCGCCGGCGGCGATCAGGTCGTCTGA